The following DNA comes from Anopheles coustani chromosome 2, idAnoCousDA_361_x.2, whole genome shotgun sequence.
GATTCAGCCCCCGTGTAACATGTAGTACAAGAATTTTGATGAAGATTTGCTGCAGCgatgcaataaaatatttctaaatCATTCCTCTCTATCGCGTGGCTCCATGCTGGATATTACGCCACCGTATATGCCGCGTCGGTACGATGGGACTGGGGAGAGAGGGTTGGTATGGTGTGTGATGGAAGTAAAAGTAGTAAAATAGTTCACTGATGTTTTGTGGGGAAGGTGGagtgtttgatgtttgttgtGCTTGGCTGCGCGTGCTAGTGTGAAGTTTAACCGTCACTAGCTGTTCAACtcgattcctttttttctgtaaatgaaaaacaatttttttagaaaataataCATTTCAACAGTGATAAGTTTGCAAAGCTGTGCGTTTCAAAAACCTACCACTCTCGGTTGCGTCACCGTTCGTGGCGGCAGCAGCTGGTTCGTCCTTCTTCTCTGCCCCATCACCGTTCACCTGGGCCGGGGTGGCTTCTTCCGCATCACCGTTGGCCTTCGCTTCCTCGGCGGCATCGCCTTCCTTCTTCTCGTCACCGCCACCATTCTCGACCGCCTTCTTGTCATCGTCCTTGTCCTTCTTGGCACCCTTGTCTTCGCTGGCCTGCTTCTTCGATTTGCTCTTGGCCGGGGTGGCCGGTTTTGGCTTCGGTTCCATCGACGGATCCAGCACCAGCTTACCGATGTTCTTGCGGTCGTGCATCTTCTGCATCGCCTCCGCTACATCCTCCAGCGCCCAGGCCGAGTCAACCACCGGCTTCACTTTGCCGTCCTTCCACAGGCCGAAGATCTTGTCCACCGTCGAGCGGACATACTCGGCACCGTCCTGCTGATACAGCAGATGGCGCAGATTGAATCCGGCCAGACTCTTGTTTTCGTCGAATAGCTTGATCGGCGAAACTTTGTCCACCTGCCACCACTGGATATGGAAAACAACACGATAAGATTAAGGGGAATGTCATCTACCTTTACGTTGGTCACACACGCTAAAACTCCTCCGACACTTACCGAACGGGCAACACTGAAGAAACTCTTCGTCTCCCCAGTGACAACGTTCGAGGAACCATACAGGATGTATTTGCCCATCGGCTTCAGCAGTCCATAGCCACGGTTGCATTCCTCTCCGCACAGGCAATCCATAACGATGTCAACACCTTCCGTCGTAACCCTACAAACGTGAGGGAAATACATGTTTTAACCAACTGTTCGGCAAATCCATCATCCCCCCATCACCGTTTGACCGAAAGGTGAAAGTTTGTGTATCTTTTTCACCCAAAATAGCGTTAGAGCAAACAAACGCAACTTACTTCCGCACTTCGTTGACATAGTCGGTGCGATCGATTAGATGATCGATAAGGCCAGTAGCGGCCAGGGCTTCATGCTTTGATTTGGAGCAAACGCCGAAGATGGTCACATTCGGCACGGTGCGAGCCAGCTGCACGATGGCTTGACCCTGAGAAGGAATAGGTAAAAGGTGCGATTAGGTAGCGTTCTATTTGAGTAGCAAGGTAAGGAGTAACAGCAAAGACGAGGACGTTATCTCAAGGGAGAGGttttaacgtgtttttttttattatttacactGTGAAATGTGATCGAATCATTTCATTCTTGAGCAAGAACTATTTTAAAACGAAGCAATTTTAAAGGTGTCAGTGGAAAATATGATTAAAAATCATCAACGTGCAATAAATTTGACAATTTTAGATAACTTTCATTATTCTACCCCGGTTGATGTAAACGAATTCATACGATTTAAACAGTAAACATAATTGCATGTGAACATTGCTTGTGGATATATTTTATGCTGGATATTATTACCGAGTAAGACTAGTTTATCATAATGTGTCCACCGGGACAAAGTCCCCCCACTAAACCTATACAACCAGCTTGATACACACTTGTCGGGCAGCGTCTGTCGGTTGATGTTACAACAACGGCGATGTGCATTTGATGGAACAAACTTCCGACGGGGCATGACCAAGCAAGCAAAAGTGAGAGTAAAGAGATACAGCTTTTACTGTCACGGGATTATTGTCCTCCGGGTACGCCGGAACGATATGGCAACGTCCATTAGGGTCCGGGGTGATGCGAAAGGTGGGCTATTATCGCATTACCGTTGCAACATTGTTTTCAAGCTTCTGCAATCCAGAAGCTTCTTTCGAAGCCAATGGAAGATGGGCATCAGAGAATATCTGCATAATTTGCACACTGCGGTGGAGGGTTGCAGCAAGTGTGTTTACCATTTTGCTTAATGATAACGGGTGCCACGAATAAATCAGTCAAATCTAGCAGCGCGCCTATATCAGGTTCAGTGCAGAATAACAGCTAAAAATACTTAGAAGGCAGTTGTGACGTACATCGGGGGCCTATCCGAATAGGTTCGTGTTGCGGTTTTTCGGCACAATTCATTATAAACGGCAAACCCTTTACTATCATAGGTacggtgttggtggtgacACTCCTCATTTGTGACACACGGTTGGCTTATCCAAATAATCAAACAACCTTCCGACAGTCACGACGATTCCTTCGGGAGATAAGGTTTGCCGGTGAATGATGATATGCGACCCCGCAAACGCGATGCAGCGTCAAGGGGGTAAGGGGTTTAATGTGTGCATTCACCCGAAATCAATCAATGGCGTATGTTAGGGCAAAATGAGACTTACGGCTACCATTAGGGCTAATAGCTTAGGGTGTACGAGGTGAAAAAATTATATCACCCTACAGAGGATGACAAGGAAAGCTAGGGTAGGTAGGCTCCGAATCGATCGACCGCTCCGAAAGTTGTGTTTCACTAAGATATCGAATACGGCATAATCTGTGCCATTTCTCTTCCAGTATCGTACAACTGGCAAGAAAATGATTAATGGATGAGTGAAGCAACAAGCGTTAATTATATTTTGTAACCAAATAACATCCATCAGCGACTGCAGGCCGAAAATGCGACTGCACACTGCAATGTCTATGTCACTGCCGCTCGTTGGCTTTGTTGCCCTGCCGATGGATATTTATATCCGGCTACGGTACGGGCGCCCGACTGTCTGTCTCGACCAATTACCGGGCGACCGCGAGAACGGACCCTTACCTTCACTACGGTTCGCGGCTGGTTCCATCATCGCGGTCCACTGTCCCAGACCGTAGACAACTTCAAGCGAGACCTGCACCGTGGGGTAACATTCATACCCGGAATATATATATTACTAATGGATATCGGTCTGTAACGGAAACCATTTCCACGTTTGGGAAAAATATGAGAGAGAAAAGTTTCTCCTTTCTGCAGTGGGTGAAAGAGGTCCCAGGAGCGCTTTGTCGGGTATAAAAGCACCATTTGCTACCTTGCCGTGAATTGCGCGCATAGAACTCACTGCAAGCGAAACCCCAGACGATCGATTTCTTGCTCAATAATAAATATATGTTTCGTCCGACACCGTCTGACGTAGAGAAaccctttctttctttctggtGGCTCCCGCCAATGCAAGCGCGTAGTAATGGCAACGTAATGGTAATTACGGCCTGGCAATGCTACGtgccgccccccccccccccctccaccaccacaagttgatgttgtttatttgctacCCCGGCGGTAGCTcgacataattccaacaatccACGCTCGATTTAGCTGAGATGGAGTTGGAAAACCAGGACCTTCCGCAACGAAACTTCCGTATACGAAGCTCCAATTTTCAATCAGCCCCCTTTAGAGAAAGTTTTACGGCGAGACCCGTCCGTGGAATGTTTACAGAAACCACCCTCTCTAGGCGACAAAGTGAAGT
Coding sequences within:
- the LOC131263332 gene encoding synaptic vesicle membrane protein VAT-1 homolog-like, whose translation is MTETTEAPVVAPTAETKTPSPTTETAVVTPAENGHAEGGDAKVAAGETATGDEQSAAATNGGTTPDEKAKAEEKKEDPPKEMRAVVLTGFGGFKNVKILKKPEPAPQAGEVLIRVKACGLNFQDLMVRLGAIDSPPKTPTILGFECAGEIEAVGEEVEGFKVGDRVVALPEFRAWSELVAVPTKYVYHIPEEMTFQDAAAIVMNYLVAYILIFDLVSLREGKSLLLHSVGGGVGQAIVQLARTVPNVTIFGVCSKSKHEALAATGLIDHLIDRTDYVNEVRKVTTEGVDIVMDCLCGEECNRGYGLLKPMGKYILYGSSNVVTGETKSFFSVARSWWQVDKVSPIKLFDENKSLAGFNLRHLLYQQDGAEYVRSTVDKIFGLWKDGKVKPVVDSAWALEDVAEAMQKMHDRKNIGKLVLDPSMEPKPKPATPAKSKSKKQASEDKGAKKDKDDDKKAVENGGGDEKKEGDAAEEAKANGDAEEATPAQVNGDGAEKKDEPAAAATNGDATESEKKESS